In the Paenibacillus sp. genome, GCCCCGATTCGATTCGTCCAACGCGTCGAGAGATTATTTCCGGAACGTCGTCCGGCTGGACCTTCTTCCTTATATAATGAAGTTTCGGTCCGGCGCCGGCGAGTCGCTGCGGCGCATCGCCGAGCTGACGGCGGACGAAGACGACCTGCTCGACGCTTTGGCCCGGGAGCGCGTCAGGGCGGAAGCGAAGCGCGGAGAAAGCTCGATCCGGCTCGGCCGGGACGCCTTCCTGGCGGCGCATATCGCTTTACAAAGGCGAATGATTAAAATAATATTAAATAGTCTTTATTTGGATGAAGACTCGGTCGATTTCGCGAAAATCGAGCGGATGCGCGAGGCGATCGCCGCCGACGCGCCGACGACGCTCGAGCTTCGGCTCGACGGGCGCACCGTCTTTCGCAGATCGTACGACGCGCTCGAGTGGGCGCGGGACGAGCCGGCGCCGGCCGGTCCGTTCGAGTTCGCGATCGACGTCGCCCGAGACGGCCGTTTGGCGCTCGGGGGCGTGAACGGCGAGCTGGCATGGCGGCTGCTTCCCGCGGATCGGTTCGAGCCGCCCCCGTCCGGCGATCCGTTCGCCGCATGGTTCGACGCGGACGCGCTGGCGCCCCCGTGGATCGTGCGGTCGCGCCGGGCGGGAGACCGAATGGAGCCGTTCGGTTTAAACGGGACCAAAACCGTAAAAGATATGTTCGTCGACGGGAAATTGCCGCGGCGCCTCCGCGAGGCGTGGCCGGTCGTGACCTCCCGCGAAGGGGACCTGCTGTGGGTGCCGGGGTTTCGGCGCGCCAAGGCGGGGGCGGTGACCGCATCGACGGTCCGCATCTTGGCCATGGAGCTGCGGGTTCAGGGGAACATTTTCGACTGACGGGTTATGGTTCCGGAAGCACCTACATACGATAGTTATACTACCACGGTCAAACGCCGACGGGAGGACAAACGTGCACAACGACATTCAGGAAGTGTTATTCACCGAACAAGAGATTCAGCAAAAGGTGGCCGAACTGGGCCGCCAAATCTCGGCGGATTACGCCGGGAAAAACTTGCTCGTGCTCTGCGTGCTGAAGGGGGCTTTCTTGTTTATCGCCGATTTGGTCAAAAACATCGATCTCAAGCTGGAAGTCGACTTCATGGCGGTGTCGTCGTACGGCAAAGCGACCAAATCGTCGGGCGTCGTGAAGATCATCAAGGATCTCGACGCGCCGGTCGAAGGCCGCGACGTGCTCATCGTCGAGGATATCATCGACAGCGGACTGACGCTTTCGTACCTCATCGACGTATTGGAGCGGCGGAACGCGCATTCCGTCAAGGTCGTGACGCTGTTCGACAAACCGCATCATCGGACCGTCGAGCTCGAGGCGGACTACAAGGGCTTCCTCATTCCGGACGCCTTCATCGTCGGCTACGGCCTCGATTATGCGGAGAGATATCGGAACCTGCCTTATGTCGGCGTGTTGAAGCCAGAAGTGTATTCGAGCCATGCGTAACAGGCGTGCGGTAAGGGCTTACGCCGGGTCCCGGCTTTGTTGTTGTGCGGGTTTCGGCTATGATACAATAGATTCACGCCTGAGAGGAGGTAGGGAATGAATAAGATCGTCCGGAACACCGGATTTTATCTGATTATTTTCTTAGTAACCGTCGGAATCGTGCATTTCATCAGCAACCAAAACAACCAGCAGGACACCCTGAACTACAGCGAGTTCCGGCAGGCGTTGGCCGACGGGAAGATCGCCGAAGTAACCGTCCGGGCGGACCGATTTTCCTACTTGATTACAGGAAAATATAAGGGGGCAGCGCCGGAAGATCCCTCCTTCGAAACGCGGGCTCCTTTGGATGAATACGTGCTGGAAATGCTCCGCGAAAGCGGTGTCGTCGAGGAACATTTGCCGCAAGAGGGCGAACCGCTGTGGGTCGCGTTCCTGACCGGGATCGTTCCGTTCATCATCATTTTCATCCTGTTCTTCTTTCTGATGAATCAAGCGCAGGGCGGCGGCGGCAAGGTGATGAATTTCGGCAAAAGCCGCGCCCGCTTATATAACGAAGAGAAGAAGAAGGTCACGTTCGAGGACGTCGCGGGAGCCGACGAGGAGAAGCAGGAACTCGTCGAGGTCGTCGAATTCCTTAAGGATCCGCGGAAGTTTTCCGCCGTGGGCGCCCGCATTCCGAAGGGCGTGCTGCTGAACGGGCCTCCGGGCACCGGCAAAACGCTCCTCGCGCGCGCGGTCGCCGGGGAAGCGGGCGTGCCGTTCTTCAGCATCAGCGGCTCCGACTTCGTGGAAATGTTCGTCGGCGTCGGCGCATCCCGCGTGCGCGACCTGTTCGAGAACGCGAAGAAGAACGCGCCGTGCATCATCTTCATCGACGAGATCGACGCCGTCGGCCGTCAGCGGGGCGCAGGCCTCGGCGGCGGGCATGACGAGCGCGAGCAGACGCTCAACCAATTGCTCGTCGAGATGGACGGCTTCGGCGTCAACGAAGGCATCATCATCATCGCGGCGACGAACCGTCCGGACATTCTCGACCCGGCGCTGCTGCGCCCGGGCCGCTTCGACCGCCAGATTACGGTCGACCGTCCGGACGTGAAGGGACGCGAAGCGGTGCTCAAGGTGCATGCGCGCAACAAGCCGCTGTCCAAAGATGTCAAACTCGACCACATCGCGAAATATACGA is a window encoding:
- the tilS gene encoding tRNA lysidine(34) synthetase TilS; this translates as MGEDELARRVERLIRERALFAPGERFVAAVSGGPDSVALLHLLHALAPRFDWALAAVHVNHGLRGDESDAEEAYVRELCERLGLPCFVRRVDVYAALAAHGNNKQAAARTLRLAALRSAAAEWGGSSAALGHHADDQAETVLMRMLRGTGPGGLGGIRFTNVVDGMKLVRPLLRINKIELASYCERHGLSPRFDSSNASRDYFRNVVRLDLLPYIMKFRSGAGESLRRIAELTADEDDLLDALARERVRAEAKRGESSIRLGRDAFLAAHIALQRRMIKIILNSLYLDEDSVDFAKIERMREAIAADAPTTLELRLDGRTVFRRSYDALEWARDEPAPAGPFEFAIDVARDGRLALGGVNGELAWRLLPADRFEPPPSGDPFAAWFDADALAPPWIVRSRRAGDRMEPFGLNGTKTVKDMFVDGKLPRRLREAWPVVTSREGDLLWVPGFRRAKAGAVTASTVRILAMELRVQGNIFD
- the hpt gene encoding hypoxanthine phosphoribosyltransferase, whose translation is MHNDIQEVLFTEQEIQQKVAELGRQISADYAGKNLLVLCVLKGAFLFIADLVKNIDLKLEVDFMAVSSYGKATKSSGVVKIIKDLDAPVEGRDVLIVEDIIDSGLTLSYLIDVLERRNAHSVKVVTLFDKPHHRTVELEADYKGFLIPDAFIVGYGLDYAERYRNLPYVGVLKPEVYSSHA
- the ftsH gene encoding ATP-dependent zinc metalloprotease FtsH; this translates as MNKIVRNTGFYLIIFLVTVGIVHFISNQNNQQDTLNYSEFRQALADGKIAEVTVRADRFSYLITGKYKGAAPEDPSFETRAPLDEYVLEMLRESGVVEEHLPQEGEPLWVAFLTGIVPFIIIFILFFFLMNQAQGGGGKVMNFGKSRARLYNEEKKKVTFEDVAGADEEKQELVEVVEFLKDPRKFSAVGARIPKGVLLNGPPGTGKTLLARAVAGEAGVPFFSISGSDFVEMFVGVGASRVRDLFENAKKNAPCIIFIDEIDAVGRQRGAGLGGGHDEREQTLNQLLVEMDGFGVNEGIIIIAATNRPDILDPALLRPGRFDRQITVDRPDVKGREAVLKVHARNKPLSKDVKLDHIAKYTTGFTGADLENLLNEAALIAARRNKKEIGMAEIEEAIDRVIVGTEKKSRVISEREKRIVAYHEAGHTIIGYHLENADMVHKVTIIPRGRAGGYLMMLPKEDRYMMTKSELLDKVTGLLGGRISEELYIGEIGTGASNDFQRATAIIRSMITEYGMSKLGPMQFGTTQGQVFLGRDIGHEQNYSDQIAYEIDQEMQRMINECYEKGKAILQKHEREVHLIAQTLLEKETLDLEQIEALIKRGSLEAGESAGAETAPKTDDIRVNIGKQAEHDDAKKLTVDKDDEEK